The following are from one region of the Chloroflexota bacterium genome:
- a CDS encoding phage major capsid protein, whose product MGRRERRLWMEDRIRSMSMSIVRRDAMDDTRRSVVIAANDRARTAPEIDLAGLRFDNYRRNPVVMWAHDSTGRSPSGGLPIGRTLNISRAEDGGIVAEFEFLEDDPFAQRIRNAWDKGFLQAASISWLPTESVPAKQGGVRDVRAELLEWSIVSVPADPDALRETHRRMLDSLIEDGTDMDGWDGEDYHPHPNLPLSRGKGFNGVDEKGRIGMTTTDIQGIKKDLADINSFVRERFEPVSGEIGLLREETERIARTVNSAVERERSVRRNALSGYAQDAALPTVPSGAYAGMDILDLALVRRFAHSQRREGFGPAWIERAEEAKRLLAASITSSDIQASHTAAERQLERWFSVDSKDTGQFQGFSRQLLGAMTRAAMDSTTAGSGDELVATLEARELWQDVNLQTLVAPLVPTFPMPSNPFEVPRQLGDVNFFPGTENTASTDTALATGRTTLTAFELVGQVPYSFTLEEDGVIAMLPEIRASLVRNVAEVLDDIILNADRTKTNGINTDGATISASTSGKAHWLVGYDGIIHLPLVDNTSQANNHNAAVSDDMFNELRTKLGKYGARPSQLAWVMDVNTFIRAQSVEQFRTMDKLGPNATLLTGMLGAVEGIPVIVSEQMALADADGKITDGAATNTKGRLLLVNRTQWAQGFRRQLMIDVDRDTQKRQTVVTVSFRHALAERSGSRGTATHTGLQYNIDLA is encoded by the coding sequence ATGGGACGGAGAGAACGGAGGTTATGGATGGAAGATAGGATTCGGTCGATGAGCATGAGCATCGTGCGGCGTGACGCGATGGACGACACTCGGCGCAGTGTGGTCATCGCGGCGAACGATAGAGCGCGGACGGCGCCGGAGATAGACCTTGCGGGGCTGCGGTTCGACAATTATCGCCGCAATCCGGTGGTGATGTGGGCGCACGATTCGACGGGGCGGTCGCCGTCCGGCGGGCTGCCCATCGGCAGAACGCTGAACATCAGCCGCGCTGAGGACGGCGGTATCGTGGCGGAGTTCGAGTTCCTGGAGGACGACCCGTTCGCGCAGCGCATACGGAACGCATGGGACAAGGGTTTTCTGCAAGCGGCGTCGATAAGCTGGCTGCCCACGGAGAGCGTACCCGCCAAGCAAGGCGGCGTGCGGGATGTGCGGGCGGAACTGCTGGAATGGTCAATCGTGTCCGTGCCGGCAGACCCGGACGCGCTGCGCGAGACTCACCGGAGAATGCTCGATTCGCTGATAGAGGACGGAACTGACATGGATGGATGGGATGGGGAAGACTATCACCCCCATCCTAACCTTCCCCTATCAAGGGGGAAGGGATTTAACGGAGTGGATGAGAAAGGGAGGATTGGGATGACGACTACGGACATTCAGGGAATCAAGAAGGACTTAGCGGACATCAATTCGTTCGTGCGCGAGCGGTTCGAGCCGGTGAGCGGCGAGATTGGGCTGCTGCGCGAAGAGACGGAGCGCATCGCGCGGACGGTGAACTCGGCGGTCGAGCGCGAGCGCAGCGTCCGGCGCAATGCGCTGAGCGGCTACGCGCAGGATGCCGCGCTGCCCACCGTGCCGTCGGGCGCTTACGCGGGCATGGACATTCTGGATTTGGCGCTGGTGCGGCGGTTCGCGCATTCGCAGCGGCGCGAAGGCTTCGGTCCCGCTTGGATCGAGCGCGCGGAAGAGGCGAAGCGGCTGCTTGCGGCGAGTATCACGTCATCGGACATACAGGCGTCGCACACGGCGGCGGAGCGGCAGCTCGAACGCTGGTTCAGCGTGGACTCGAAAGACACCGGGCAGTTTCAGGGCTTCAGCCGTCAGCTGCTGGGCGCAATGACACGCGCGGCGATGGACAGCACGACCGCAGGCAGCGGCGACGAACTGGTGGCAACGCTCGAAGCGCGCGAACTGTGGCAGGATGTGAACTTGCAGACGCTTGTCGCGCCGCTCGTGCCGACATTCCCGATGCCGTCTAACCCGTTTGAAGTGCCGCGTCAGCTCGGCGATGTGAACTTCTTCCCCGGCACGGAGAACACGGCGAGCACGGACACCGCGCTCGCCACCGGCAGGACAACGCTGACCGCGTTCGAGCTTGTCGGGCAGGTGCCGTACAGTTTCACGCTGGAAGAGGACGGCGTTATCGCGATGCTGCCGGAGATTCGCGCTAGTCTGGTGCGCAATGTCGCGGAGGTACTGGACGACATCATCCTGAATGCGGACAGAACCAAGACGAACGGCATCAACACGGACGGCGCGACGATTTCGGCGAGCACTTCGGGCAAGGCGCACTGGCTGGTGGGCTACGACGGCATCATTCATCTGCCGCTGGTGGACAACACATCGCAGGCGAACAATCACAACGCAGCCGTGTCGGATGATATGTTCAACGAGCTGCGGACGAAGCTGGGCAAGTACGGCGCGCGCCCGTCGCAGTTGGCGTGGGTTATGGATGTGAACACTTTCATCCGCGCGCAGTCGGTGGAGCAGTTCAGGACGATGGACAAGCTCGGACCGAACGCCACGCTGCTTACGGGCATGCTGGGCGCGGTCGAGGGCATACCGGTCATCGTGTCCGAGCAGATGGCGCTCGCGGACGCGGACGGCAAGATTACGGACGGCGCGGCGACGAACACAAAGGGTCGTCTGCTGCTGGTGAACCGCACGCAGTGGGCGCAGGGCTTCCGCCGGCAGCTGATGATAGACGTTGACCGCGACACGCAGAAACGCCAGACGGTCGTGACGGTGAGCTTCCGGCACGCGCTGGCGGAGCGCAGCGGATCGCGCGGCACGGCGACGCACACAGGCTTGCAATACAACATCGACCTAGCGTAA
- a CDS encoding OsmC family protein, with protein sequence MTELSLAYAVRSYSTGTLGRAICNARNHHWVADDSGGEEIGAGELFLGGISACAVNMIERVAQEEERPLEWMDVSVEAYRDPNPPPSDRLVYDDIRIHFKMWGVSDEDGEALVDTWKRR encoded by the coding sequence ATGACGGAACTGAGTCTGGCTTACGCCGTGCGGAGTTACAGCACCGGCACGCTTGGGCGCGCGATATGCAACGCGCGCAACCATCACTGGGTCGCCGACGACTCCGGCGGCGAGGAAATTGGCGCAGGTGAGCTATTCCTCGGCGGCATATCGGCATGCGCGGTCAATATGATCGAGCGCGTCGCGCAAGAGGAAGAGCGCCCGCTCGAATGGATGGACGTCAGCGTCGAGGCGTACCGCGACCCGAACCCGCCGCCGTCGGACAGGCTGGTGTACGACGACATCCGCATCCACTTCAAGATGTGGGGCGTGAGCGACGAAGACGGCGAAGCGCTGGTGGACACATGGAAACGCCGTTGA
- a CDS encoding DUF433 domain-containing protein, translating to MTAIADKWRTQPMYSFVEAARLANVSTTTVKNWFLGYSTKAKGAVPPLFPGGVAGGSMLSYLQLMETVVAARFRMVDNARYRDVHAAYRNAAEILKVEYPFAHLKLESLGGHIIARLEGEDIGGSLQAFDNPAQWSLPGLIIDTILQVEYEDELAAKWFPLGKEYPIVIDPRISSGIPTIKGRGISVNAVFKRWRAGNKIGFIAEDLEMEADVVETVLQYGDGIAA from the coding sequence ATGACTGCCATTGCCGACAAATGGCGAACCCAACCGATGTATAGCTTCGTTGAAGCCGCGCGCCTCGCCAATGTGTCAACGACCACCGTCAAAAACTGGTTCCTTGGATACTCAACGAAAGCCAAAGGCGCTGTGCCTCCGTTGTTCCCCGGAGGTGTCGCCGGTGGGTCAATGCTGTCCTACCTTCAGCTAATGGAAACAGTCGTTGCCGCGCGATTCAGAATGGTTGACAATGCGCGTTATCGTGATGTGCATGCCGCCTATCGGAACGCCGCGGAAATCTTGAAAGTCGAGTATCCCTTTGCTCATCTGAAATTGGAGTCGCTGGGGGGACATATCATCGCTCGGCTTGAAGGCGAAGATATTGGAGGCAGCCTGCAAGCGTTTGACAACCCGGCGCAGTGGTCCTTGCCCGGGCTTATCATCGACACAATTCTCCAAGTCGAGTACGAAGATGAACTTGCGGCGAAATGGTTCCCCTTAGGCAAAGAGTATCCCATCGTAATCGACCCGCGTATTAGCTCTGGCATCCCTACTATCAAAGGCAGAGGAATCAGCGTGAACGCCGTCTTCAAGCGTTGGCGCGCGGGTAACAAGATTGGATTCATCGCCGAAGATTTGGAGATGGAAGCCGATGTCGTGGAAACTGTGTTGCAGTATGGGGACGGAATTGCAGCGTGA
- a CDS encoding 6-bladed beta-propeller yields MLTRIVADRVYDYSHVVGGRQITGMLTLTVGQDDDVFVLLRRPQNSNITKITIGDMPGDEEILTQFGTCGDGGGEFMWPAGVAVDSDENVYVTDEWLHRVSVFDKDGGFLRMFGELGSGPGQFNRPSGIAIDNNDDLYVSDTLNHRVQKLDKFGNPSIVFGQRGDGDGELNAPWGLTVDSCGCVYVADHKNHRIQKFDADGEFVFRLGELGDGEAQFDHPTDVAVDPEGDIYVCDWVNNRVQAYDADANYITTFSGDAQELSKWQHEYVLSNPDVYKARRRVYSLEPEWRFALPMAVEFDPVKSRLLVVDPQRWRIQIYNKLDNYDDPQFNI; encoded by the coding sequence ATGCTGACGAGAATAGTTGCCGATAGAGTGTACGACTACAGCCATGTCGTGGGCGGGCGGCAGATAACGGGGATGCTGACGCTGACGGTCGGGCAGGACGACGATGTTTTCGTGCTGCTGCGCCGCCCGCAGAACAGCAATATCACGAAGATTACCATCGGAGATATGCCCGGCGACGAAGAGATTTTGACTCAGTTCGGCACGTGCGGCGACGGCGGCGGGGAGTTTATGTGGCCCGCAGGCGTGGCGGTGGACAGCGACGAGAATGTGTATGTAACCGACGAGTGGCTGCACCGCGTATCGGTGTTCGACAAGGACGGCGGCTTTCTGCGGATGTTCGGCGAGCTTGGCAGCGGTCCGGGGCAGTTCAACCGCCCGTCCGGCATCGCGATCGACAACAACGACGACCTGTATGTGTCCGACACGCTCAATCACCGCGTGCAGAAGTTGGACAAGTTCGGCAACCCGAGCATTGTGTTCGGGCAGCGTGGCGATGGCGACGGCGAGTTGAACGCGCCGTGGGGCTTGACCGTGGACTCCTGCGGATGCGTGTATGTCGCCGACCACAAGAACCACCGCATACAGAAATTCGACGCGGACGGCGAGTTTGTGTTCAGGCTGGGCGAGCTTGGCGACGGCGAGGCGCAGTTCGATCACCCGACCGATGTCGCGGTCGATCCGGAAGGCGACATATATGTGTGCGACTGGGTGAACAACCGCGTGCAGGCGTATGACGCGGACGCCAACTACATCACGACATTCTCCGGGGACGCGCAAGAGTTGTCTAAGTGGCAGCACGAGTATGTGCTGAGCAACCCGGACGTGTACAAGGCGCGGCGGCGGGTGTACAGCCTCGAACCCGAGTGGCGGTTCGCGCTGCCGATGGCGGTGGAGTTCGACCCGGTGAAGTCGCGGCTGCTGGTGGTTGACCCACAGCGCTGGCGGATACAGATATACAACAAGCTAGACAACTACGACGACCCGCAGTTTAATATCTAG
- a CDS encoding ABC transporter substrate-binding protein, giving the protein MKLGKIAFGLLAITITALFVAACGGAATPQPASAPQQQAAPAAAPAQAPAPQQQAAPAQPQAPAQPAPAAPAAPVQSGAPLPVPTVAIAAVAQERRPAPTPTGQQAIPGGILVPLAGFDLGHTDPHRNTSVAELSYMTHIYPGILQYSTETWVDVVPDLATSWEVDSSGKVYTFKVRDGVTYSDGTAVSSEDMAYSLNRMVERPNDIAMPRSGCIRGFMDGAQAVDPATLQVSLKDPAVGFLGCVASPWISIPPKSILEEVDTGADPGRQLELDEVIGAGPFILKNYQRGISFEVERNASYYDQPFPYLDGVRHVIVTDPSSRVAAFRTGHAHKEAVFPAFGADDDIAIREQMGDRLFVSETVGFGVGGIHINLRNAPFDDVRVRQALQLATDREAMIELIHPAGGEPQCYYPCIFDWIYTVEDYMQIPGFRFDQKAEDIEEAKRLLAEAGYPDGFDATITFRKVGPYPDYSAIVAQQWKEIGIDLTLRPMESAAGFAAYQQGDFEINWQGTGLNFLDPDAANDLLWLPTAGRNYQGWENAEFIALFNEEKQEVDQSKRGELLRQMTDILLQDVPYIPGTQGIGFHLQYSCVKDYTQPRALGQNNYRFDRVWLDQEEPCR; this is encoded by the coding sequence ATGAAACTGGGTAAAATCGCGTTTGGACTATTGGCAATCACGATTACCGCGCTGTTCGTAGCGGCTTGCGGCGGCGCGGCGACTCCACAGCCTGCCAGCGCGCCACAGCAGCAGGCGGCGCCGGCGGCAGCGCCCGCACAGGCACCTGCGCCACAGCAGCAAGCGGCGCCGGCTCAGCCACAAGCACCGGCGCAACCCGCGCCCGCTGCGCCCGCTGCGCCCGTGCAGTCCGGCGCGCCGCTCCCTGTGCCGACAGTGGCGATAGCGGCAGTCGCGCAGGAACGCAGACCGGCTCCTACGCCGACCGGTCAGCAGGCGATTCCCGGCGGCATCCTAGTCCCCCTTGCGGGCTTCGACCTAGGGCACACCGACCCGCACCGCAACACATCGGTCGCCGAACTGTCGTACATGACGCACATCTACCCCGGCATCTTGCAGTACAGCACCGAGACTTGGGTTGATGTTGTCCCTGACCTCGCCACTTCGTGGGAAGTGGATTCCAGCGGCAAGGTCTATACCTTCAAGGTGCGCGACGGAGTAACATACAGCGACGGCACGGCGGTCAGCTCGGAAGATATGGCGTACTCGCTCAACCGCATGGTAGAACGCCCCAACGACATCGCGATGCCGCGTTCCGGCTGCATCCGCGGCTTTATGGACGGCGCGCAGGCGGTAGATCCGGCGACGCTGCAAGTCTCGCTGAAAGACCCGGCGGTCGGATTCCTTGGCTGCGTCGCATCGCCGTGGATTTCCATTCCGCCAAAGTCCATCCTTGAAGAGGTTGACACCGGCGCGGACCCCGGACGCCAGCTTGAACTCGACGAAGTGATAGGCGCAGGACCGTTCATCTTGAAGAACTACCAGCGCGGCATATCGTTCGAGGTGGAGCGCAACGCGAGCTACTACGACCAGCCATTCCCGTATCTCGACGGCGTGCGGCATGTCATCGTAACCGACCCTAGTTCGCGCGTGGCGGCGTTCCGCACCGGACACGCGCACAAGGAAGCCGTCTTCCCCGCATTCGGCGCGGACGACGACATTGCCATTCGCGAACAGATGGGCGACCGGCTCTTCGTGAGCGAGACGGTAGGCTTTGGAGTGGGCGGCATCCACATCAACTTGCGCAACGCTCCCTTCGATGATGTGCGTGTGCGCCAAGCCTTGCAGCTCGCCACCGACCGCGAAGCGATGATTGAGCTGATTCACCCGGCAGGCGGCGAGCCGCAGTGCTATTACCCCTGCATTTTCGATTGGATTTACACTGTTGAAGACTACATGCAAATCCCCGGCTTCCGCTTCGACCAAAAGGCAGAGGACATCGAAGAGGCAAAGCGCCTGCTAGCCGAAGCGGGATACCCGGACGGCTTCGACGCGACCATCACCTTCCGCAAGGTCGGACCGTATCCGGACTACTCGGCGATAGTCGCGCAGCAGTGGAAGGAAATCGGCATCGACCTGACGCTGCGCCCGATGGAGAGCGCGGCAGGGTTCGCCGCCTACCAGCAGGGCGACTTCGAGATTAACTGGCAGGGCACCGGGCTTAACTTCCTTGACCCGGACGCCGCGAACGACCTGCTCTGGCTGCCCACCGCCGGCCGCAACTATCAAGGCTGGGAGAACGCCGAGTTCATCGCGCTGTTCAATGAAGAAAAGCAGGAAGTCGATCAGAGCAAGCGCGGCGAGCTGCTGCGCCAGATGACCGACATTCTGCTGCAGGATGTGCCGTACATACCCGGCACGCAGGGCATTGGCTTCCACTTGCAGTACAGCTGCGTAAAGGACTACACTCAGCCCCGCGCGCTCGGACAAAACAACTACCGCTTCGACCGCGTCTGGCTGGACCAAGAAGAGCCCTGCCGCTAG
- a CDS encoding ABC transporter permease, with amino-acid sequence MLRAYVVRRLLLFFPTLIGVSLIVFIILRIVPGDPAFIMLAGYEGEGSFTQDELDRVRRRLGLDAPIYVQYVKWIASAVQLDFGDSFFTNRPIWEEVRPRLPLTFQFAFMAIFLAIAFAVPMGIISATRQDTWIDYFLRIFAIIGLAMPTFWVGALLLLCLSLWFNWFPPLGYTAPWVDLKTNFIQLIFPAVALAYSTNAVAARMTRSQMLEVLREDYIRTAMAKGLLERVVVLRHALKNAALPVLTLFGVQFGFLLGGSVVIESVFSLPGIGRLLIFAINTRDFPMVQFLVMFIAFIFLSVNLMVDLLYGWLDPRIRYE; translated from the coding sequence CTGTTGCGCGCCTATGTAGTCCGAAGACTGCTCCTCTTCTTCCCAACCCTGATTGGGGTATCCCTCATCGTATTCATCATCCTGCGAATCGTGCCGGGCGACCCTGCGTTCATAATGCTCGCCGGGTACGAAGGCGAAGGTTCGTTCACGCAGGATGAGTTGGACCGTGTGCGCCGGCGTTTGGGCTTGGACGCGCCCATCTATGTGCAGTATGTCAAGTGGATCGCCAGCGCGGTGCAGTTGGACTTCGGCGATTCGTTCTTCACCAACCGCCCGATATGGGAAGAAGTGCGACCGCGCCTGCCGCTGACATTCCAGTTCGCGTTTATGGCGATATTCCTCGCCATAGCCTTCGCCGTGCCAATGGGCATCATATCCGCCACGCGCCAAGACACCTGGATAGACTACTTCCTGCGCATCTTCGCCATCATCGGCTTGGCAATGCCAACATTCTGGGTTGGCGCGCTGCTGCTATTATGCCTGTCGCTCTGGTTCAACTGGTTTCCGCCGCTCGGCTACACCGCGCCGTGGGTTGATCTGAAGACGAACTTCATACAGCTCATATTCCCCGCCGTCGCGCTTGCGTATTCCACGAACGCGGTCGCAGCCAGGATGACACGCTCGCAGATGCTCGAAGTGCTGCGCGAAGACTACATCCGCACCGCAATGGCGAAGGGCTTACTAGAGCGCGTAGTCGTACTCCGACATGCCTTGAAGAACGCCGCGCTGCCCGTGCTAACATTATTCGGCGTGCAGTTCGGCTTTCTACTGGGCGGCTCGGTCGTCATCGAGAGCGTCTTCAGCCTGCCGGGAATAGGACGGCTGCTCATCTTCGCCATCAACACGCGGGACTTCCCGATGGTGCAATTCCTGGTGATGTTCATCGCGTTCATCTTCCTGTCCGTCAACCTAATGGTTGACCTGCTGTACGGCTGGCTAGACCCACGCATACGCTACGAATAG
- a CDS encoding ABC transporter permease, with amino-acid sequence MTDKSVEATLAVEFGMSRKQSLLIRAWWLVKSKPLGALGGFILIFAILVAIFAPVISPYDPEISDRTSRLTPPDTKHWFGTDHIARDVLSRVIYGSRVSLLVGFIAVVTSSVLGTALGVASAYFGKTLDLLLQRVVDSMQALPGLVLALTLMAAMGPSLTAVIIAITAVRVPGTVRTVRSVALSVKASQYAEAARAVGADDWRVMFRHITPNCMAPVIVVGSAVLGGAIVTEASLSFLGLGVPPNIPTWGNMLGQAQERYIAAGPWTSVFPGLALTFTAFGINLLGDALRDILDPRLRGSR; translated from the coding sequence ATGACCGACAAGTCCGTTGAAGCGACCCTCGCCGTAGAGTTCGGCATGAGCAGGAAGCAAAGCCTGCTCATACGGGCGTGGTGGCTTGTGAAATCGAAGCCGCTCGGCGCGCTCGGCGGGTTCATTCTGATTTTCGCCATTCTGGTGGCGATATTCGCGCCGGTCATCAGCCCGTATGACCCGGAAATATCCGACCGCACATCGCGGCTGACGCCGCCGGACACGAAACACTGGTTCGGCACAGACCATATCGCGCGCGATGTGCTGAGCCGAGTAATCTACGGCTCGCGCGTGTCTCTGCTGGTGGGCTTCATAGCGGTCGTAACGAGCAGCGTACTAGGCACGGCGCTAGGGGTGGCAAGCGCATACTTCGGCAAGACGCTCGACCTGCTGCTGCAGCGCGTCGTGGACTCTATGCAGGCGCTGCCGGGACTTGTGCTCGCGCTCACGCTGATGGCGGCGATGGGACCATCGCTGACGGCGGTCATCATCGCGATAACGGCGGTGCGCGTGCCGGGCACGGTCAGAACGGTGCGCTCCGTCGCGCTCAGCGTCAAGGCGAGCCAGTACGCGGAGGCGGCGCGTGCCGTTGGCGCAGACGACTGGCGGGTAATGTTCCGTCACATAACGCCGAACTGCATGGCGCCCGTCATAGTCGTGGGCTCAGCGGTGCTAGGCGGCGCAATCGTAACGGAGGCAAGCCTAAGCTTCCTCGGGCTAGGCGTGCCGCCCAACATCCCGACTTGGGGCAACATGCTAGGACAGGCGCAGGAGCGCTACATCGCCGCGGGACCCTGGACGAGCGTCTTCCCCGGATTAGCCCTGACCTTCACCGCCTTCGGCATCAACCTACTAGGTGACGCCCTCCGCGACATCCTAGACCCAAGACTCCGCGGCAGCCGGTAA